In Neoarius graeffei isolate fNeoGra1 chromosome 17, fNeoGra1.pri, whole genome shotgun sequence, a single window of DNA contains:
- the LOC132864563 gene encoding histone H2B-like, with protein sequence MPEPPKSAPKKGSKKTVTKAAGKGGKKCRKSRRESYAIYMYKVLKQVHPDTNISSKAMGIMNSFVNDIFERIASESSRLAHYNKRSTITSREIQTAVHLLLPGELAQHAVSEGTKAITKYTSSK encoded by the coding sequence ATGCCCGAGCCACCTAAAAGCGCGCCCAAGAAGGGCTCCAAGAAAACCGTGACCAAGGCAGCTGGTAAAGGAGGCAAGAAGTGCAGAAAGTCCAGGAGGGAGAGCTACGCTATCTACATGTACAAGGTCCTGAAGCAGGTTCATCCCGACACCAACATCTCATCTAAGGCTATGGGCATCATGAACTCCTTCGTCAATGACATTTTTGAGCGTATCGCCAGTGAGTCCTCTCGTCTGGCACACTACAACAAGCGCTCCACCATCACCTCCAGAGAGATCCAGACCGCTGTGCACCTTTTACTGCCTGGCGAGCTGGCCCAGCACGCCGTGTCCGAGGGCACAAAGGCCATCACCAAGTACACCAGCTCCAAGTAA
- the LOC132901309 gene encoding uncharacterized protein LOC132901309 — protein sequence MSQRSSAMSGRGKGGKGLGKGGAKRHRKVLRNNIQGLTKPAIHRLARRGGVKRISGLIYEETRSVLKVFPENVIHDAVTYTEHAKRKTVTAMDVMYALKRQGRTLYGFDG from the exons atgagccagagg AGCAGCGCGATGTCTGGCAGAGGAAAGGGCGGCAAGGGGCTCGGGAAAGGAGGCGCTAAGCGGCACCGGAAAGTTCTTCGCAACAACATCCAGGGACTCACCAAGCCGGCTATTCACCGTCTGGCTCGCCGTGGTGGTGTGAAGCGCATTTCCGGCCTGATCTACGAAGAGACCCGCAGTGTGCTGAAAGTGTTCCCGGAGAACGTGATCCACGACGCCGTCACTTACACGGAGCATGCCAAGAGAAAGACCGTCACCGCTATGGATGTGATGTACGCCCTGAAACGCCAGGGACGCACTCTGTACGGCTTCGACGGGTAA
- the LOC132864562 gene encoding histone H2B-like, giving the protein MPEPPKSAPKKGSKKTVTKAAGKGGKKCRKSRRESYAIYVYKVLKQVHPDTGISSKAMGIMNSFVNDIFECIAGESSRLAHYNKRSTITSREIQTAVRLLLPGELAQHAVSEGTKAVTKYTSSK; this is encoded by the coding sequence ATGCCCGAGCCACCTAAAAGTGCGCCCAAGAAGGGCTCCAAGAAAACCGTGACCAAGGCAGCTGGTAAAGGAGGCAAGAAGTGCAGAAAGTCCAGGAGGGAGAGCTACGCTATCTACGTGTACAAGGTTCTGAAGCAGGTTCATCCCGACACCGGCATCTCGTCTAAGGCTATGGGCATCATGAACTCCTTCGTCAATGACATTTTTGAGTGTATCGCCGGTGAGTCCTCTCGTCTGGCACACTACAACAAGCGCTCCACCATCACCTCCAGAGAGATCCAGACCGCTGTGCGCCTTTTACTGCCTGGCGAGCTGGCCCAGCACGCCGTGTCCGAGGGCACAAAGGCCGTCACCAAGTACACCAGCTCCAAGTAA
- the LOC132864590 gene encoding uncharacterized protein LOC132864590: MREIRRYQKSTELLIRKLPFQCLVREIAQDFKTDLHFQSSAVIALQEASEAYLVGLFEDTNLCAIHAKRVTIMPKDIQLARRIRRERA; encoded by the coding sequence atgagggaGATCCGCCGTTATCAGAAATCTACTGAGCTGCTCATCCGTAAGCTGCCCTTCCAGTGCCTGGTAAGAGAAATCGCTCAGGACTTTAAGACCGATTTGCACTTCCAGAGCTCGGCTGTCATAGCACTGCAGGAGGCGAGCGAGGCATACTTGGTCGGCCTGTTCGAGGACACTAACCTGTGTGCCATCCACGCCAAGAGAGTGACCATCATGCCCAAGGACATTCAGTTGGCACGGCGTATTCGCAGAGAGCGTGCTTAA